One segment of Mangifera indica cultivar Alphonso unplaced genomic scaffold, CATAS_Mindica_2.1 Un_0002, whole genome shotgun sequence DNA contains the following:
- the LOC123205178 gene encoding probable aldo-keto reductase 2 has protein sequence MATVKRIKLGSQGLEVSAQGLGCMGMSAFYGPPKPEPEMIALIHHAIDSGITFLDTSDVYGPHTNESLLGKALKGGMRDRVELATKFGARFQNGKLEIRGDPAYLRAACEGSLHRLGVDCIDLYYIHRIDTRVPIEVTMGELKKLVEEGKVKYIGLSEACASTIRRAHAVHPITAVQLEWSLWSRDAEKEIIPTCRELGIGIVAYGPLGQGFLSSGPKLLENISKDDFRQNSPRLEPENLEHNKKLFERVHEMAEKKGCTTSQLALAWVHHQGDDVCPIPGTTKIDNFNQNIKALSVKLTPEEMAELESIASVDAVKGDRNIYGHATYDNSETPPLSSWKAS, from the exons ATGGCCACAGTGAAGAGAATCAAGCTTGGTTCACAAGGCTTGGAAGTTTCTGCTCAAGGCTTAGGTTGCATGGGGATGTCAGCCTTCTACGGCCCTCCAAAACCTGAACCTGAAATGATCGCTTTGATTCACCATGCCATCGACAGTGGCATCACTTTTCTTGACACTTCTGATGTGTATGGTCCTCACACCAACGAAAGTCTTCTGGGAAAG GCTTTGAAGGGAGGGATGAGGGACAGAGTTGAATTGGCCACCAAATTTGGAGCCCGCTTTCAGAATGGCAAACTAGAAATTCGGGGCGATCCGGCTTACTTGAGGGCTGCCTGTGAGGGGAGCTTGCATAGGCTAGGTGTTGATTGTATTGATCTTTATTACATACATCGGATTGACACTCGAGTCCCCATTGAAGTCACG ATGGGGGAACTTAAAAAGCTAGTTGAGGAGGGAAAGGTAAAGTACATAGGCCTCTCTGAGGCATGTGCTTCAACAATTAGAAGAGCTCATGCTGTTCATCCTATAACAGCTGTGCAACTAGAATGGTCCTTGTGGTCACGAGATGCAGAGAAAGAGATAATTCCTACTTGCAG GGAACTTGGCATTGGCATTGTTGCATATGGTCCTCTAGGACAAGGATTCCTTTCATCAGGGCCTAAGTTGCTTGAAAACATTTCAAAGGATGACTTTAGACAG AACTCACCCAGGTTGGAACCTGAAAATCTTGAGCACAACAAGAAGTTGTTTGAGCGTGTTCATGAAATGGCAGAAAAGAAAGGATGTACCACATCACAGCTTGCTTTAGCCTGGGTTCATCACCAGGGAGATGATGTTTGTCCGATTCCTGGAACCACAAAAATTGACAACTTTAATCAGAATATTAAAGCGTTGTCTGTGAAACTTACTCCAGAAGAAATGGCTGAACTTGAATCCATTGCTTCGGTGGATGCTGTTAAGGGTGATAGAAATATTTATGGCCATGCTACTTACGACAACTCTGAAACCCCACCGCTATCTTCATGGAAAGCTTCTTAG